A stretch of Elusimicrobiota bacterium DNA encodes these proteins:
- a CDS encoding cytochrome c → MKKQAVVWALALGLGAGALAVRAEDAGKIYAAKCQSCHGKDGKGNPAMTKVLKADIAALSLVDDASLAKTDAELVKITLDGVGKMPKYQGKLAEADVQAVTEYVRALKPAPAK, encoded by the coding sequence GTGAAAAAACAAGCGGTTGTTTGGGCGTTGGCTTTGGGGTTGGGCGCGGGCGCTCTGGCGGTGCGGGCGGAGGACGCGGGCAAGATTTACGCGGCGAAGTGTCAATCCTGCCACGGCAAGGACGGCAAAGGCAACCCGGCCATGACGAAGGTGTTGAAGGCCGACATCGCGGCGCTGAGCCTCGTGGACGACGCAAGCCTCGCCAAAACGGACGCGGAATTGGTGAAAATCACTCTGGACGGCGTCGGAAAAATGCCGAAATATCAAGGCAAATTGGCCGAGGCGGACGTTCAGGCGGTCACCGAATACGTGCGCGCGCTTAAGCCCGCGCCCGCGAAATAG
- a CDS encoding radical SAM protein, giving the protein MSGERPAPPRLIFWETTAGCNLRCVHCRRLDVLDQVSETDLSTAFARDMISDIASYCKPILVLSGGEPLFRPDILTIADHARSEGLRVALATNGTLVTAEKARDIHKAGVARVSISLDGAVAATHDRFRGAGNFERALAGFKHLKAQGVSLQINMTVTRYNAEELPRLHDLCLSLGADALHLFMLVPVGCGVQIADSDMLPSAEYEKWLNWFYEREREQRLEMKATCAPHYFRIVRQRSKEIGGLPPSHHRQEAKGATHPHQALHQTTKGCLAGQGVCFISHKGEVFPCGYLPISVGSVRTTRFKDIWELSPVFQDLRNPALLEGKCGACSFKYVCGGCRARAYYAHGDALAEEPHCVYVPDGYQGDLA; this is encoded by the coding sequence TTGAGCGGCGAGCGCCCGGCGCCGCCCCGGCTCATCTTCTGGGAAACGACGGCGGGATGCAATTTGCGCTGCGTCCATTGCCGCCGCCTGGACGTGTTGGACCAGGTGTCCGAAACCGATTTGTCCACGGCCTTCGCCCGGGACATGATTTCGGACATCGCGTCCTACTGCAAACCCATTTTGGTCCTCTCGGGCGGCGAACCCCTTTTCCGTCCGGACATCCTGACCATCGCCGACCACGCCCGAAGCGAAGGCCTCCGCGTGGCGCTGGCCACCAACGGCACCCTGGTCACCGCCGAAAAAGCCCGGGACATCCATAAGGCGGGCGTCGCCCGCGTGAGCATCTCCCTGGACGGCGCGGTGGCCGCCACCCACGATCGTTTTCGCGGGGCGGGAAATTTCGAACGCGCCCTGGCCGGGTTCAAGCACCTCAAGGCCCAGGGCGTGTCCCTCCAAATCAACATGACCGTGACCCGGTACAACGCCGAGGAACTTCCCCGCCTCCACGACCTCTGTTTGTCCCTGGGCGCCGACGCCTTGCACCTCTTCATGCTGGTGCCGGTGGGGTGCGGCGTTCAGATCGCCGATTCGGACATGTTGCCCTCCGCGGAATACGAAAAGTGGCTCAACTGGTTTTACGAACGGGAGCGGGAACAGCGCCTCGAAATGAAGGCCACCTGCGCCCCCCATTATTTCCGCATCGTGCGCCAGCGCTCCAAGGAAATCGGCGGGTTGCCGCCCAGCCATCACCGTCAGGAAGCCAAGGGCGCGACGCACCCCCATCAAGCGCTTCATCAGACGACCAAAGGCTGCCTGGCGGGCCAGGGCGTCTGCTTCATTTCCCACAAGGGCGAAGTGTTCCCCTGCGGGTATCTTCCGATTTCCGTGGGCAGCGTTCGAACGACCCGGTTCAAGGACATCTGGGAGCTCTCGCCCGTTTTTCAGGATTTGCGAAACCCCGCTTTGCTGGAAGGCAAATGCGGGGCCTGTTCGTTCAAATACGTCTGCGGCGGCTGCCGGGCCCGGGCCTACTACGCCCACGGCGACGCTCTGGCGGAGGAGCCCCATTGCGTTTACGTTCCGGACGGGTACCAAGGAGATTTGGCGTGA
- a CDS encoding cytochrome c: protein MKRLSLALGALVLFAAAAGAEDVVKLYGAKCAGCHGKDGKGSAVMVKALKVDLAALSLVDAPSLAKKDEELVTLTLVGQGKMPAQKGKIKDEDVKALVAYVRGLAPKSAQ, encoded by the coding sequence ATGAAACGATTGTCTCTGGCGTTGGGGGCCCTGGTTCTCTTTGCGGCGGCGGCGGGGGCCGAAGACGTGGTCAAGCTTTACGGGGCCAAATGCGCCGGGTGCCACGGCAAAGACGGCAAAGGCAGCGCGGTCATGGTCAAGGCGCTCAAGGTGGATTTGGCGGCCTTGAGCCTGGTGGACGCGCCGAGCCTGGCGAAGAAAGACGAAGAGTTGGTCACGTTGACCCTCGTCGGGCAAGGCAAAATGCCGGCTCAGAAGGGCAAAATCAAGGACGAGGACGTCAAAGCCCTGGTGGCCTACGTCCGCGGTTTGGCGCCGAAGTCGGCCCAGTAA
- a CDS encoding radical SAM protein, translated as MATATTRSASASSVTLGFTAGTATLALGSAPTLTFDAAGRPRALFENDRYIARGWDGRCLEKKWTAGPDGRSRRDVRPLNAGERAALRRRFLDLLEGFRRDLPALRRAKRFRCLVRGRPVRANDDRAEIFAAKAHVKLTTAWESESEDFHRTYRPIGVLPPDQYLSLVLQATEGCAWNRCSFCDFYAGQTFRIKSPEEFERHLDDVERLFGPALAGRCSLFLGAANALDVPPAQLIPAVKRAAARFPGLARPQDDGVGGVYAFGEATRLARWSPEDLRTLQRAGLRRVYLGVETGDPTLRRKIRKPGDPEAVVAAIRKLKNAGIHAGPIVLLGIGGREHRDRHVAGTADLLARAPLGPGDMIYFSPYEGGPSRPGETPLTENERWNQRTAMEARLPDTGARRAHYDIREFLYA; from the coding sequence ATGGCCACCGCGACGACCCGTTCCGCTTCCGCCTCCTCCGTGACCCTCGGCTTCACCGCCGGGACGGCCACCCTGGCGCTGGGGTCCGCCCCGACGCTGACGTTCGACGCGGCGGGACGCCCCCGGGCTCTTTTCGAAAACGACCGCTACATCGCCCGGGGGTGGGACGGCCGTTGCCTGGAAAAGAAATGGACGGCGGGCCCGGACGGACGCTCCCGACGCGACGTGCGGCCCCTGAACGCCGGGGAGCGGGCGGCTCTTCGCCGGCGGTTTCTGGATCTCCTGGAAGGCTTTCGCCGGGATTTGCCCGCCCTTCGGCGGGCGAAACGATTCCGTTGCCTGGTCCGGGGGCGCCCGGTCCGCGCCAACGACGATCGAGCCGAGATTTTTGCGGCCAAGGCCCATGTCAAGCTCACGACCGCCTGGGAATCCGAGTCCGAAGATTTTCATCGGACCTATCGACCCATCGGCGTATTGCCGCCGGATCAATACCTCTCCCTGGTTCTGCAGGCCACCGAAGGGTGCGCTTGGAACCGGTGCTCTTTTTGCGATTTTTACGCGGGGCAAACCTTTCGGATCAAGTCGCCGGAAGAATTCGAACGGCACCTGGACGACGTGGAACGCCTCTTCGGTCCCGCCTTGGCGGGCCGATGCTCGCTTTTCCTCGGGGCGGCCAACGCGCTGGACGTCCCGCCCGCCCAGTTGATCCCGGCGGTGAAACGGGCGGCGGCCCGCTTTCCCGGTCTCGCCCGGCCCCAGGACGACGGCGTGGGCGGCGTCTACGCCTTCGGCGAAGCCACGCGGCTGGCGCGTTGGTCCCCGGAGGATCTTCGAACGCTTCAGCGGGCGGGCCTTCGACGGGTGTATCTGGGCGTTGAAACCGGCGACCCGACCCTTCGGCGAAAAATTCGGAAGCCGGGCGACCCGGAGGCCGTCGTGGCGGCGATTCGGAAATTAAAAAACGCGGGGATCCACGCGGGGCCCATCGTGCTTCTGGGAATCGGGGGCCGGGAACACCGCGACCGCCACGTGGCCGGCACCGCGGACCTCCTGGCGCGGGCGCCCCTCGGGCCCGGCGATATGATTTACTTTTCCCCTTACGAGGGCGGTCCGTCCCGCCCCGGCGAAACGCCCCTCACGGAAAACGAACGGTGGAACCAGCGGACGGCCATGGAAGCCCGATTGCCCGACACCGGGGCCCGGCGGGCCCACTACGACATCCGCGAGTTTCTTTACGCGTGA